In Nonomuraea muscovyensis, one genomic interval encodes:
- the hcaB gene encoding 3-(cis-5,6-dihydroxycyclohexa-1,3-dien-1-yl)propanoate dehydrogenase, translating into MSGWLEGHVALITGGGSGIGRAVAERFVAEGASVTILGRDPDQLGQAISDPDRMHAVTADVRDSDALHVAVAETVERFGKLDTLVANAGVWDYQRQLTRLSGTEIDAAFDEVFSINVKGYLLAAEAAWPELVRTRGSIVMTLSNSSFHVNGGGPLYTASKHACLGLMRELAYELAPKVRVNGVACGGMNTDLRGPETLALGDRSIAASFARRRAAPPIPLHDSSTDPRDFTAPYVLLAAREQSGTITGHAISADGGIGVRGFARAAGGDHL; encoded by the coding sequence GTGAGCGGCTGGCTCGAGGGCCACGTCGCCCTGATCACCGGCGGCGGCTCCGGCATCGGCCGCGCCGTCGCCGAACGCTTCGTCGCCGAGGGCGCGTCCGTGACCATCCTGGGCCGCGACCCCGACCAGCTCGGCCAGGCGATCAGCGACCCGGACAGGATGCACGCGGTCACCGCCGACGTGCGCGACTCCGACGCGCTGCACGTCGCCGTCGCCGAGACCGTCGAACGCTTCGGCAAGCTGGACACCCTGGTCGCCAACGCCGGCGTGTGGGACTACCAGCGCCAGCTCACCCGCCTGTCCGGCACGGAGATCGACGCCGCCTTCGACGAGGTCTTCTCGATCAACGTCAAGGGCTACCTGCTGGCCGCCGAGGCCGCCTGGCCCGAACTGGTCAGGACGCGCGGCAGCATCGTCATGACGCTGTCCAACTCCTCCTTCCACGTCAACGGCGGCGGGCCCCTCTACACCGCCAGCAAGCACGCCTGCCTGGGTCTCATGCGCGAGCTCGCCTACGAGCTGGCCCCCAAGGTCCGGGTGAACGGCGTCGCCTGCGGCGGCATGAACACCGACCTGCGCGGCCCCGAGACGCTGGCGCTCGGCGACCGCTCGATCGCGGCCTCCTTCGCCAGGAGACGTGCGGCCCCGCCCATCCCGCTGCACGACTCCAGCACCGACCCGCGCGACTTCACCGCGCCCTACGTCCTGCTCGCCGCCCGCGAGCAGAGCGGCACCATCACCGGACACGCCATCTCGGCCGACGGCGGCATCGGCGTTCGGGGGTTCGCCCGCGCCGCCGGCGGCGACCACCTCTGA
- a CDS encoding alpha/beta fold hydrolase, which yields MKHHSVTTTLGEIAVAETGEGPVLVMLHGGGPGASGVGNYHQNLPSLSRHFRVVLPDQPGFGGSYRPTEEDLDKRSITEITVDALFQALDALGIDTFHLLGNSLGGAAAIAMAQERTDRVTRLVLMAPGGGWLPFGPTPTEGQKEMFRYYNGGGPSEKKMAAFIRTMVFDHRQFGEDVVQARYEASLDESHIAFYHRYNAAFAERGGMDPLWRDLHRIKAPTLLLWGRDDRTITLDGAQLMLKQIRDVQLHVFGRCGHWVQLERQREFEDLVTGFLT from the coding sequence GTGAAGCACCACAGCGTGACCACCACGCTCGGCGAGATCGCCGTCGCCGAGACCGGCGAGGGCCCCGTCCTGGTGATGCTGCACGGCGGCGGCCCGGGCGCCTCCGGCGTCGGCAACTACCACCAGAACCTGCCCTCGCTGTCGCGCCACTTCCGCGTCGTGCTGCCCGACCAGCCCGGCTTCGGCGGCAGCTACCGCCCCACGGAAGAGGACCTGGACAAGCGCTCCATCACCGAGATCACCGTGGACGCCCTCTTCCAGGCGCTCGACGCCCTCGGCATCGACACCTTCCACCTGCTGGGCAACAGCCTCGGCGGCGCCGCCGCGATCGCCATGGCCCAGGAGCGCACCGACCGCGTCACCAGGCTCGTGCTGATGGCCCCCGGCGGCGGCTGGCTGCCGTTCGGGCCCACTCCCACCGAGGGGCAGAAGGAGATGTTCCGCTACTACAACGGCGGCGGGCCGAGCGAGAAGAAGATGGCCGCGTTCATCCGCACCATGGTCTTCGACCACAGGCAGTTCGGCGAGGACGTCGTCCAGGCCCGCTACGAGGCCTCCCTCGACGAGAGCCACATCGCCTTCTACCACCGCTACAACGCCGCCTTCGCCGAGCGCGGCGGCATGGACCCGCTGTGGAGGGACCTGCACAGGATCAAGGCCCCGACCCTGCTGCTCTGGGGGCGCGACGACCGCACGATCACCCTCGACGGCGCCCAGCTCATGCTCAAGCAGATCCGCGACGTGCAGTTGCACGTGTTCGGCCGGTGCGGGCACTGGGTGCAGCTGGAGCGGCAGCGCGAGTTCGAGGACCTCGTGACGGGATTCCTGACGTGA
- a CDS encoding 3-phenylpropionate/cinnamic acid dioxygenase subunit beta: protein MSTATESRAGTRADRDTHFEVEQFYYEEADLLDAGRYADWLDLLADDLDYWMPTRTNRLRRQQALSVAARGEAAFYDESKESLAWRVRRFDSGMAWAEDPPSRTRHLISNVLARHVDPAEHPGFTADDLLVRSVFLVYRNRMEREENVFAGSRTDILRRTGNGLQVARRTILLDQNILLAKNISTFF, encoded by the coding sequence GTGAGCACCGCCACCGAGTCGCGGGCCGGGACGCGTGCCGACCGCGACACCCACTTCGAGGTCGAGCAGTTCTACTACGAGGAGGCCGACCTCCTCGACGCCGGTCGCTACGCCGACTGGCTCGACCTGCTCGCCGACGATCTCGACTACTGGATGCCCACCCGTACCAACCGGCTGCGCCGCCAGCAGGCGCTGTCCGTCGCGGCCCGGGGCGAGGCCGCCTTCTACGACGAGAGCAAGGAGAGCCTGGCCTGGCGCGTCCGCCGCTTCGACTCCGGCATGGCCTGGGCCGAGGACCCGCCCTCGCGGACCCGCCACCTCATCAGCAACGTGCTGGCCCGCCACGTCGACCCCGCCGAGCACCCCGGCTTCACCGCCGACGACCTGCTCGTCCGCTCGGTGTTCCTGGTCTACCGCAACCGCATGGAACGCGAGGAGAACGTCTTCGCCGGCAGCCGTACCGACATCCTGCGCCGTACCGGGAACGGCCTCCAGGTCGCCCGCCGGACCATCCTGCTCGACCAGAACATCCTGCTGGCCAAGAACATCTCGACCTTCTTCTGA